A genomic segment from Spongiibacter sp. IMCC21906 encodes:
- the ispE gene encoding 4-(cytidine 5'-diphospho)-2-C-methyl-D-erythritol kinase: MLNSLNLPCPAKINLFLRITGRRADGYHLLQTLFQLLDFGDTLTLQNRNDGQLKLLTPIHGVADEDNLIIRAARAIQQRSGSTQGADISISKKLPMGGGIGGGSSNAASTLIGLNALWNTKLTLTELSELGLKLGADVPVFVQGQTAWAEGVGEQLQAVKTPERWFVVIKPPCEVSTAEIFSHQQLTRHDSPIKIAAFLEGGSPNSCEPLVRKLYPEVDKALIWLNQFSPAKLTGTGACIFASFADQASAEAVFAQRSPQLSGFVARGVQRSPLHEQLQID; encoded by the coding sequence CCCTGCCAAAATTAATTTATTTCTGCGCATCACCGGCCGTAGAGCGGACGGCTACCATCTACTGCAGACCCTGTTTCAACTATTGGACTTCGGCGACACGCTGACACTGCAAAATCGCAATGACGGTCAACTCAAGCTCCTGACCCCCATTCATGGCGTGGCCGACGAAGACAATTTGATTATTCGCGCCGCTCGCGCAATCCAGCAACGCAGCGGCAGCACCCAAGGCGCAGATATCAGCATTAGTAAAAAACTGCCCATGGGCGGCGGTATCGGTGGCGGCAGTTCAAACGCCGCATCCACCCTAATAGGCCTCAACGCACTGTGGAACACCAAGCTTACCTTGACAGAGCTAAGCGAACTCGGCCTCAAGCTTGGTGCCGATGTCCCGGTATTTGTACAAGGACAAACGGCCTGGGCCGAAGGCGTTGGCGAACAACTTCAAGCCGTAAAAACCCCAGAACGCTGGTTTGTGGTGATAAAACCCCCCTGTGAAGTTTCCACTGCAGAAATTTTTTCCCATCAACAATTGACACGCCACGACTCTCCCATCAAAATAGCGGCCTTTCTTGAGGGGGGGTCCCCTAACAGTTGTGAACCACTGGTTCGAAAACTGTATCCAGAAGTTGATAAGGCCTTGATTTGGTTGAATCAATTCTCCCCCGCAAAGTTAACAGGAACCGGCGCTTGCATCTTTGCGAGCTTTGCAGATCAAGCAAGTGCCGAAGCAGTTTTCGCTCAGCGCTCACCACAGCTAAGCGGATTTGTCGCTCGCGGAGTGCAACGCTCTCCTTTACACGAGCAACTGCAAATAGACTAA